The Acidobacteriota bacterium genome segment GCGAGTTTCCGCTTCCAGGACAGCGGAGCTAACCCGCCGAAGAATCATCGATCCTCCTCTCCACCTCTTGACGTTCCGGGTGAACTCGGCCATCCCCCCGTCGAGGTTCTCGTTCGGGTTCGTCGATCGCAGAGTCACCCAGAGGGGTCCCTCGGAGAAGCCCAGTTCCTGCAGCGCCAGCGTCTCGTCGAGACCCTCCTCCAGCGAAGCCGCGGCCCCAGGATGGGCGTCACGCAGGGAATCCGCGAGCCTCATGGGCTGTTTCCGGGCGAGTTTCACGGAGGCGGTGCCGTAGGCTTCGAACATCGCTTTCCTGACACTTGCGTGATACTCCTCCGGCAGGTGGTCGAGCACGTTGCGGATCTTGTGGACCTGGCAGCGCTGGACCAAGGCGACGGATCCGAAGATCTTGCCGATCGCTCTGCGCAGGGCTCCGGAACCATCGATGACGAAGAGCAGACGGCGCTCGGTGCTCAGCCCTCGACGAATCAAGTCCGACAGCAGGGCTCTCGCAACT includes the following:
- a CDS encoding transposase, giving the protein MPGTVPGRDRVSGGDDRRDRVSRLHRAGGSGLDSGGNKHVLGLREGTTENSGVARALLSDLIRRGLSTERRLLFVIDGSGALRRAIGKIFGSVALVQRCQVHKIRNVLDHLPEEYHASVRKAMFEAYGTASVKLARKQPMRLADSLRDAHPGAAASLEEGLDETLALQELGFSEGPLWVTLRSTNPNENLDGGMAEFTRNVKRWRGGSMILRRVSSAVLEAETR